The Leptospira sp. WS39.C2 genome contains a region encoding:
- a CDS encoding long-chain fatty acid--CoA ligase codes for MANNLAEVYKESAEKFGPRPAFWFKNAQKDYQALTYKQLYEDGIALAEALIDLGVKAREHVGVLADNRVEWIIADCAVLTAGAANVPRGSDITDSEIVYILNHSEAKVVFLENDKVYEKYKNNKSQVKTVKTLIIMDKDTKLKSGAGILHFHELLENGRELRSKGKREAEKRMAGIKPDDLYTLIYTSGTTGMPKGVMLMHSNMIHQMHYVVPRVAKVSPDDRMLSILPVWHIFERVVEYFAIINGGSTYYTKVTELRNDIQKARPTFMASAPRVWESIYNGIYTRINDPKQTPPVRRFLFKVAYFFSKHFHASIRFLRGWEVDYEGRNILHSLTLSIVSLVKLLLTGPFTVTVLSLLASQFLIPEGSGFKIPLYVIAGLGVLFNSFTLDRVVLSKIRQATGGHLRATLSGGGALQKHVDAFFMDIGITVLEGYGMTETGPVISARTFDRPIMGSVGDIVPLSQVQIRDDAGNVLCHIDDKKNIIFGKLGVKGVVHLKGPQVMKGYYKNPETTKKTIVDNWMNTGDIGMINFKKTLTLTGRAKDTIVLLGGENVEPVPIENKIDESSYIKQSMVVGQDQKVLGAIIVPDFDALIPWAEENGISEKSPEKLIVHPKVVEFYKKEVRNFNSVKTGFKNFEQVQYVTLITKPFEVGDELTNLMKMKRHVITEKYKDRILELYKNS; via the coding sequence ATGGCAAATAACCTAGCAGAAGTTTATAAGGAATCCGCAGAAAAATTTGGTCCAAGACCAGCGTTTTGGTTTAAAAATGCACAGAAGGATTACCAAGCCCTAACCTATAAACAACTTTACGAAGATGGAATCGCACTTGCAGAAGCCCTAATTGATTTGGGTGTAAAAGCAAGAGAACATGTTGGCGTTTTAGCTGACAACAGAGTGGAATGGATCATTGCCGATTGTGCCGTGTTAACTGCTGGAGCGGCCAATGTTCCTCGAGGTTCCGATATCACTGATTCGGAAATCGTTTACATTTTAAACCACTCCGAAGCCAAAGTTGTTTTTTTAGAAAACGATAAAGTTTACGAAAAATACAAAAATAACAAATCCCAGGTGAAAACGGTGAAAACCTTAATCATCATGGACAAAGACACCAAACTCAAGTCAGGTGCCGGTATTTTACACTTTCACGAATTATTGGAAAATGGAAGGGAACTTCGCTCCAAAGGAAAACGTGAAGCGGAAAAACGGATGGCTGGAATCAAACCAGACGATTTGTACACTCTCATTTATACTTCAGGAACCACTGGGATGCCTAAGGGTGTAATGCTCATGCATTCCAACATGATACACCAGATGCATTATGTTGTTCCTAGGGTAGCAAAAGTTTCACCAGATGATAGAATGTTGTCCATCTTACCTGTATGGCATATTTTTGAACGAGTTGTGGAATACTTCGCCATCATCAATGGTGGGTCTACTTATTATACAAAGGTAACTGAGCTTAGAAACGACATTCAAAAAGCAAGACCTACCTTTATGGCATCTGCACCTAGGGTTTGGGAAAGTATCTATAATGGAATTTACACTCGTATCAATGACCCGAAACAAACGCCTCCAGTAAGACGATTTTTGTTTAAGGTTGCATACTTTTTCTCAAAACATTTCCATGCATCAATTCGATTTTTAAGAGGTTGGGAAGTGGATTATGAAGGTAGAAATATACTACATTCACTTACACTTTCAATAGTATCCTTAGTGAAATTATTGTTAACTGGACCATTCACTGTTACGGTTCTGTCGTTACTTGCCTCTCAGTTTTTAATTCCAGAAGGTAGTGGATTCAAAATTCCACTTTATGTGATTGCAGGACTTGGGGTTTTATTTAATTCCTTTACCCTGGATCGAGTTGTCCTTTCAAAAATTAGACAAGCAACTGGTGGCCATTTACGTGCGACTCTTTCCGGTGGAGGAGCCCTTCAAAAACACGTGGATGCATTCTTTATGGATATCGGGATTACAGTCCTTGAAGGATATGGAATGACTGAGACGGGACCCGTGATTTCTGCTCGTACATTTGATCGACCAATTATGGGATCTGTTGGTGATATTGTTCCACTTAGCCAAGTACAAATCCGTGACGATGCAGGGAATGTCCTTTGCCATATCGACGATAAGAAGAATATCATTTTTGGAAAGTTAGGTGTAAAAGGCGTGGTTCATTTAAAAGGACCTCAGGTAATGAAAGGGTATTATAAAAACCCTGAAACTACGAAAAAAACCATCGTGGACAATTGGATGAATACGGGTGATATTGGGATGATCAATTTCAAAAAAACCCTGACTCTCACTGGTCGTGCGAAGGATACAATCGTATTGCTTGGTGGTGAAAACGTTGAGCCAGTACCAATCGAAAACAAAATCGATGAATCGTCTTACATCAAACAGTCGATGGTTGTAGGCCAAGACCAAAAGGTTCTTGGAGCCATCATCGTACCAGACTTCGATGCTCTGATCCCTTGGGCGGAAGAAAATGGAATCTCTGAAAAAAGTCCAGAGAAACTCATTGTCCATCCAAAGGTTGTAGAATTCTACAAAAAGGAAGTTCGTAATTTTAACAGTGTTAAAACTGGATTTAAAAATTTCGAACAAGTGCAGTATGTGACTCTCATCACAAAACCATTTGAAGTAGGGGATGAACTCACGAACCTCATGAAGATGAAACGACATGTGATCACAGAAAAATACAAAGACAGAATTTTGGAGCTCTACAAAAACAGTTAA
- a CDS encoding ABC transporter ATP-binding protein produces the protein MNSNPKAIEVKDLSIQIKTDDGILPIVSGISFFLNKGETLALVGESGCGKSITSLALTKLLPSNTTLYPTGSILFEGNDLLKSSSEHLRSVRGKEIAYVFQEPFSSLNPLHKIGIQLIESFLLHGLGSKEEAEKKAIYLLERVGITDAKHRLEQYPNQFSGGMLQRVCIAMALMCDPKILIADEPTSAIDVTIQLQLIELLKELKKEHGMSVLFISHDIGLVSHIADRIAVMYAGKIVEQGDVDMVIDSPKHPYTKALISAYPTHENIGKKLVTIDGIVPSPKSYPSGCRFHTRCKEKLEICDSKIPIPTILTQSQTVECFLFGGKESA, from the coding sequence ATGAATTCTAATCCGAAAGCCATTGAAGTAAAAGATCTAAGTATCCAAATCAAAACTGACGACGGAATATTACCTATTGTAAGTGGTATAAGTTTTTTCTTAAATAAAGGGGAAACATTGGCGCTTGTCGGCGAGTCTGGTTGTGGTAAATCGATAACAAGTTTGGCTTTAACCAAATTATTGCCTTCCAACACTACACTTTATCCTACTGGTTCAATTTTATTTGAAGGAAACGATTTATTAAAATCTTCAAGTGAACACCTAAGGTCGGTTCGTGGAAAAGAAATCGCTTATGTATTCCAAGAACCTTTTTCTTCCCTGAATCCATTACATAAAATAGGGATCCAATTAATTGAAAGTTTTTTATTACATGGACTTGGATCTAAAGAAGAGGCAGAAAAGAAGGCCATTTATTTATTAGAACGAGTCGGGATCACCGATGCCAAACATCGATTGGAACAATACCCAAATCAATTTTCGGGTGGCATGTTACAAAGGGTTTGTATTGCCATGGCACTCATGTGTGATCCCAAAATTTTGATCGCTGATGAACCAACGAGTGCAATTGATGTTACCATCCAACTCCAATTAATTGAACTACTGAAAGAACTAAAAAAAGAACATGGTATGTCCGTATTGTTTATTTCTCATGATATTGGACTTGTGAGTCATATTGCAGACCGGATTGCTGTTATGTATGCTGGTAAAATTGTAGAACAAGGTGATGTGGATATGGTGATAGATTCACCTAAACATCCTTATACGAAGGCTTTAATCTCTGCATACCCTACACATGAAAATATTGGGAAAAAACTTGTAACGATCGATGGAATTGTTCCTTCACCAAAGTCCTATCCTAGTGGCTGTCGTTTCCATACCCGTTGTAAAGAAAAGTTAGAAATTTGTGATTCAAAAATCCCTATTCCAACGATATTAACTCAATCACAAACTGTGGAATGTTTTTTATTTGGAGGAAAAGAAAGTGCTTAA
- a CDS encoding AsmA family protein yields the protein MKLSLRETIKGVVGKTLLSFIFVISMTMFFILYPLLADPDYYKNIILESTNKQTGLNINYKSSEPVFFPFPGIELNEVTVSKLDDELIHVQKLRIEIYYGVLIGKPLELRKIYLNTGTVEITREKDESFPLFERISSQSKIDQNKNSKVKEEVKNSDQNEIDDNLYFSKTFVNFVNQIEIKNITILFEDKLYSRNINLYLWETTLHLDPELRSIEFYLYGKLNNEPISFSSDFLFTEDKLTYQSMRLEGELQFQNLKGIDLHDILIIFTRGDLRFLKTTGTIPFYKRDETKLYAVIDQLHIKDLALKDGKTFADGHVSTLINYDINEDKLSFANVIIEWKGKSKLYASGYVNFLKPPLSPTISFEATSDYMDVPSILKVAKIWIDPDFDKSILTRDMPNTGYVNRMNVYLNFQFRNLNIADFKADSLKLNVHYAKRKLNINRYELKIYDGIVIGSGFYNWANPVGLTLKGEINHVSIAPVLSDIFRISPITGNLDSEFVIFSPSDTEEGLLTNLQIIGNINAKNGELLSYTNILKPISSIGSVINLKKIDFSRATPYNELKFDFQYSNENIEIKNFALKADGIAGSGGGKIGFNKAIDMKFTIAFPGVAGKALKLPIIYRGTYGVSSPFIDPIWLGSVYAGTLFLASPAGAAVGGIAGSAMSDYVNRAVENVSGGVQKSWKGFKTIFGEKDEEDKKEEK from the coding sequence GTGAAATTATCATTACGAGAAACAATCAAGGGCGTTGTAGGGAAAACACTTTTGTCGTTTATCTTTGTCATTTCGATGACAATGTTTTTTATTTTATACCCTCTATTGGCTGATCCCGATTATTATAAAAACATAATTCTTGAATCTACCAACAAACAAACTGGACTCAATATAAATTATAAAAGTTCAGAACCAGTTTTTTTTCCATTTCCAGGAATTGAATTAAATGAAGTAACCGTATCAAAGTTAGATGATGAACTCATTCATGTTCAAAAACTAAGAATTGAAATTTACTATGGAGTGTTAATCGGTAAGCCATTAGAATTAAGAAAAATTTATTTGAATACGGGAACTGTGGAAATTACACGTGAAAAAGATGAATCGTTTCCATTGTTTGAAAGAATATCGTCTCAATCTAAAATAGATCAAAACAAAAATTCTAAAGTAAAAGAAGAAGTTAAAAATTCAGATCAAAATGAAATAGATGATAACCTTTATTTTTCAAAAACGTTCGTTAATTTTGTAAACCAAATAGAGATAAAAAATATAACCATATTATTTGAAGACAAACTTTATTCTCGCAATATCAATTTATACCTTTGGGAAACAACACTCCATTTAGATCCAGAACTTCGAAGCATCGAGTTTTACTTATATGGGAAATTAAATAATGAACCGATTTCATTCAGTTCGGATTTCCTTTTCACAGAAGATAAATTAACATATCAATCTATGAGATTGGAAGGAGAGCTCCAGTTTCAGAATTTAAAAGGAATCGATTTACATGATATTTTAATCATTTTTACAAGAGGTGATTTAAGATTCCTAAAGACTACTGGGACAATTCCTTTTTATAAACGTGATGAAACAAAACTTTATGCTGTAATAGACCAATTACATATAAAGGATTTGGCATTAAAAGATGGAAAAACATTTGCAGATGGTCATGTATCCACTCTTATCAACTATGATATAAACGAAGATAAACTTTCGTTTGCAAATGTCATCATCGAATGGAAAGGGAAATCTAAATTATATGCTTCAGGTTATGTTAATTTTTTAAAACCTCCTTTGTCGCCAACCATCTCCTTTGAGGCAACATCTGATTATATGGATGTTCCGAGTATTTTAAAAGTCGCAAAGATTTGGATCGATCCTGATTTTGATAAATCAATTCTTACACGTGATATGCCAAACACTGGGTATGTGAATCGTATGAACGTGTATTTAAATTTTCAATTTCGAAATTTGAATATTGCAGACTTTAAGGCAGATTCATTAAAACTAAATGTTCACTATGCAAAACGTAAATTAAACATAAATCGTTATGAATTAAAAATCTATGATGGTATCGTCATTGGATCGGGGTTTTATAATTGGGCAAATCCTGTTGGACTTACTTTAAAAGGTGAAATTAATCATGTATCCATTGCACCTGTTTTGTCAGATATTTTTAGAATTTCTCCCATAACGGGGAACTTAGATTCCGAATTTGTCATATTTTCTCCATCTGATACTGAAGAAGGGTTGTTAACCAATCTACAAATTATCGGTAACATCAATGCTAAGAATGGTGAGTTATTAAGTTATACGAATATCTTAAAACCGATAAGTTCCATTGGAAGTGTGATCAATTTGAAAAAAATAGATTTTAGTAGAGCAACTCCATATAACGAACTCAAATTTGATTTCCAATATTCAAACGAAAATATTGAGATCAAAAACTTTGCTTTAAAAGCGGATGGGATTGCAGGATCAGGTGGCGGAAAAATTGGATTTAACAAAGCCATCGATATGAAGTTTACCATTGCATTTCCAGGAGTGGCTGGCAAAGCACTAAAATTACCGATTATATATCGTGGGACTTATGGAGTATCTTCTCCTTTCATCGATCCAATTTGGTTGGGATCTGTTTATGCAGGTACTCTTTTTCTCGCAAGTCCAGCGGGAGCAGCAGTAGGTGGTATCGCTGGGTCTGCGATGTCTGATTATGTTAACCGAGCTGTAGAAAATGTAAGCGGTGGTGTCCAAAAAAGTTGGAAAGGTTTTAAAACAATCTTTGGTGAAAAAGACGAAGAAGATAAAAAAGAAGAGAAATAA
- a CDS encoding DNA mismatch repair protein: MYGYRKEQLNFVIKTLHFLEDEIHRLTGDFKKLKTREHWEYPLAVRNHPLSIDLDLCTKQGLLGVYDTTITEDGWNVYLFGFLQKSNPLCAQIQNSDSVENILKIERYPFQLMRKFLVLDGESNEKFVIPFTQNNTDFWKKRIWLRWFFPIWGVFSPFYIVVALLFDLPLIPFLLLTNGILFLSYRKESTFLWKEIKSLSVTSNRFKKTFLFLSKNKKETNQMLKWISKLGDSSELLVSPLPHLAFNLLFLWDLWKIQSLQKWKTIYSSHWNDIQNRIISIDSILPMVNFGYLNPEAKFAKQSSQFLLGSKSLVHPLLTKSNRVLNPLPEMKPGDLMIVTGSNMSGKTTYLRSIAMSLLLAGSGAPVLGENFEYPEFQIHTLIRSQDSMEDGVSFFYSEVRRLSSIIHNADGKNRTPILFLDEILKGTNSKERFIATREILSVLREKKCIVFLTTHDLKLAEIPWAKRFHFTELEVDGQMEFDYKIREGVSGSTNALKILKKEGIPIRNEEE; this comes from the coding sequence TTGTATGGATACCGAAAAGAACAATTGAATTTTGTAATCAAAACATTGCACTTTTTAGAAGATGAAATCCATCGCCTCACTGGTGATTTTAAAAAATTAAAAACAAGAGAACATTGGGAATACCCACTAGCCGTTAGAAACCATCCGTTATCCATTGATCTAGACCTTTGCACCAAACAAGGATTATTGGGAGTGTATGATACTACGATCACAGAAGATGGTTGGAATGTTTATTTATTCGGGTTTTTACAAAAATCCAATCCTTTGTGTGCTCAGATTCAAAACTCCGATTCCGTAGAAAACATTTTAAAAATTGAAAGATACCCATTTCAATTAATGCGTAAATTTTTGGTTTTGGATGGGGAATCAAATGAAAAATTTGTTATCCCATTCACCCAGAACAATACTGATTTTTGGAAAAAAAGAATTTGGTTACGATGGTTTTTTCCGATTTGGGGTGTTTTTTCCCCATTTTATATCGTAGTAGCTTTGTTATTTGATCTCCCATTGATACCGTTTTTGTTACTCACCAACGGCATTTTGTTTCTAAGTTACCGCAAAGAATCTACTTTTTTATGGAAGGAAATCAAATCCTTAAGTGTTACATCCAATCGGTTTAAAAAAACATTTTTATTCCTTTCCAAAAACAAAAAAGAAACAAACCAAATGTTAAAGTGGATTTCAAAACTAGGTGATTCCTCTGAACTTTTAGTTTCACCACTTCCTCATTTGGCATTTAATTTATTATTTTTATGGGACTTATGGAAAATACAATCTCTGCAAAAATGGAAAACCATTTACTCTTCACATTGGAATGATATTCAAAACCGAATCATCAGTATTGATTCAATCCTTCCTATGGTCAATTTTGGTTATTTAAATCCAGAAGCAAAATTTGCAAAACAATCATCGCAATTTTTACTTGGCTCAAAATCGCTCGTACACCCACTCCTTACAAAATCCAATCGAGTTTTAAATCCCTTACCAGAAATGAAACCAGGAGATTTGATGATTGTGACAGGTTCTAATATGAGCGGAAAAACTACTTATCTACGGTCAATCGCCATGTCACTGTTACTTGCTGGATCTGGTGCGCCAGTTTTAGGGGAAAATTTTGAATACCCTGAATTCCAAATTCATACATTGATTCGATCACAAGATTCAATGGAAGATGGAGTTTCGTTTTTTTATTCAGAAGTGAGAAGATTATCTTCCATCATCCACAATGCAGATGGTAAAAATAGAACTCCAATTTTATTTTTGGATGAGATTTTAAAAGGTACAAACTCAAAAGAAAGGTTTATTGCAACTCGGGAAATTTTGTCTGTTTTGCGTGAAAAAAAATGTATCGTATTTTTAACAACGCATGATTTGAAACTAGCTGAGATCCCTTGGGCAAAACGTTTTCACTTCACCGAACTCGAAGTAGATGGCCAAATGGAATTTGATTATAAAATCCGGGAGGGTGTTTCTGGGTCTACAAATGCACTCAAAATCCTTAAAAAAGAAGGTATTCCCATTCGAAATGAAGAGGAATAA
- a CDS encoding enoyl-CoA hydratase/isomerase family protein, producing the protein MTPFAEIFHGDRILEIKMQSNAKNTFDFEAFVLFQQILNKHANNPNLRVLLFTSAQTQFFSNGIEPTLMYGKTEVDVRRSVEQLLTTAQTYFHFPVPTIAVINGHCMAAGAVFALFSDYRYMVDKGGRIGFSEAIVGLNFPSIPTIVLQDLVGVKAARDLLFTGKQIKGPEAKEIGLVDELFSAENLYPEAMKFAESLSKLTYNSSRGMKTALREPYRTQMESLFQLDADLFTKVILSPDGQEGFLSLIEKRRPKFIT; encoded by the coding sequence ATGACTCCTTTTGCAGAGATCTTTCATGGAGACCGCATCTTGGAAATCAAGATGCAGTCTAATGCAAAGAATACATTTGATTTCGAAGCTTTTGTTTTATTCCAACAAATTCTAAACAAACACGCAAACAATCCAAACTTGCGTGTTTTACTTTTCACCTCCGCTCAAACTCAGTTTTTTTCCAATGGGATTGAACCCACTCTTATGTATGGAAAAACGGAAGTCGATGTCAGACGTTCTGTGGAACAGTTGTTAACAACGGCACAAACCTATTTCCATTTTCCAGTGCCAACGATTGCAGTGATCAATGGTCATTGTATGGCAGCTGGTGCGGTGTTTGCTCTTTTTTCTGATTACCGTTACATGGTGGACAAAGGAGGGCGGATTGGATTTTCGGAAGCAATTGTGGGACTCAACTTTCCTTCCATTCCAACAATCGTATTACAAGACTTAGTTGGTGTAAAAGCCGCTCGTGATTTGCTTTTCACAGGAAAACAAATCAAAGGTCCTGAGGCAAAAGAAATTGGCCTTGTTGATGAATTGTTTAGTGCAGAAAACTTGTATCCAGAAGCGATGAAGTTTGCTGAATCTTTATCCAAACTCACTTACAATTCTAGCCGTGGGATGAAAACAGCGTTACGAGAACCATACAGAACACAGATGGAGTCCTTATTCCAATTGGATGCAGATTTATTTACGAAAGTGATTTTATCTCCCGATGGTCAGGAAGGATTTTTATCACTCATAGAAAAACGTAGGCCAAAGTTTATTACATGA
- a CDS encoding ABC transporter ATP-binding protein, whose amino-acid sequence MLNVKDLVVSYKQSQSLSFSTKRLVAVDAVHFSIPKGNILGLVGESGCGKSTIGRAILSLLPIDRGSISFEGIEITKTSKEDQKLLRSKIQVVFQDPYSSLNPRFTIEEIITEGLQIHFSKLSLAEKKEKAIKALSEVNLPADILHRYPHEFSGGQRQRIAIARALILEPSLVVCDEAVSALDISTQAQVINNLLLLREKYGLSYLFISHDLNIVKHVSDRIAVMYLGQIVEEGSRDEISQNPLHPYTKALFSASFDLKQRDKISKPLVGEIPSILNQPKGCRFHTRCPIAKEICKTEEPKEIYPSELHRVKCHFPSI is encoded by the coding sequence GTGCTTAATGTAAAGGACTTAGTTGTTTCTTACAAACAATCCCAATCTCTTTCTTTTTCAACAAAACGTCTCGTTGCAGTTGATGCAGTACATTTTTCGATTCCAAAAGGAAATATTTTGGGCCTTGTAGGAGAGTCTGGTTGTGGAAAATCAACCATCGGTCGGGCAATCCTTTCCTTGTTGCCAATCGACCGAGGAAGTATCAGTTTTGAAGGAATAGAAATTACAAAGACTTCAAAAGAAGACCAAAAACTTTTAAGATCAAAAATCCAAGTAGTATTCCAAGATCCATACTCTTCGCTAAACCCTCGTTTTACGATTGAAGAAATCATAACGGAAGGTTTACAAATACATTTTTCAAAATTGAGTTTGGCTGAGAAAAAAGAAAAAGCAATCAAAGCTTTATCTGAAGTTAATTTACCAGCAGATATCCTTCATAGATACCCACATGAATTTAGCGGTGGGCAAAGACAAAGAATTGCAATTGCTAGGGCACTAATTTTGGAACCTAGTTTAGTAGTTTGTGATGAAGCTGTTTCTGCTTTGGACATTTCAACACAAGCACAAGTGATCAATAATCTTCTTTTACTTAGAGAGAAATATGGTTTATCCTATTTGTTCATTTCACATGACCTTAACATTGTAAAACATGTTTCCGATCGGATTGCTGTTATGTATTTAGGCCAAATTGTCGAAGAAGGGAGCCGAGATGAGATCAGCCAAAACCCTTTACATCCTTATACAAAAGCCCTTTTTTCAGCAAGTTTCGATTTGAAACAACGTGACAAAATTTCAAAACCACTTGTTGGGGAAATCCCAAGTATTCTCAACCAACCAAAAGGATGTCGTTTTCATACCCGATGCCCCATTGCAAAAGAGATTTGCAAAACGGAAGAACCGAAAGAAATTTATCCTTCGGAACTACATCGTGTGAAATGCCATTTCCCATCGATTTGA